Part of the Paenibacillus guangzhouensis genome is shown below.
TCGATATTCCTTCAGGGAGCATTAATGAATTGAATATAGATAAAAATGCCATGGGGAATCAGATTAACTTAGATAAGGAAACTGAGATTATTAAACTCATTTTGAATGCAGCTGCCAGCGTCTTAGGAGATGGCGGAGTAAAAACTGCCGTTGTTAATGCAAGTGGAGTCAAGATGAATAAAGCTCCTCAAACAATCACTATTGGAAATAATGTTTCAAGTGATACAAAAATCCAAATTGGAGACAGTCCTTGGCCACCAAATACTAGTCAATCTTCACAAAGTGGATCTAGTGGTACTGACAAACCTCCTATTACCATAGAGCCACCGACTGACCGGGTGCCGCCTGTATTGAAAGGAGTACAACGTACCGTAGCGATTGGTACTAAGTTACAATTGTCGAGTAACGAGGATGGAACAATATTCATTGTACCTGTGAACACCACTCCAACAGCTCAATATCTTAAATTGGCAGTTAAAGATGGAAGTGGGAAAGCTTATACAGTGAGAGCTAATGAACCAGTTTCGATTGATACTGCAAATTTTGATCCAAAAACAATGTTAATTATTGCGACGGACAATGCAGAGAATGCCTCACGAGCAGTTGAAGTAACCTTTTATGATAATAGTTCCTTAGTATTTAAGAGTGCTGGCAGAGTAACGACCAACAGAGGAATCGTATTAGAGTTCAACCAGGATATTGTAAATAATACTGAAAACATTGAAGCGCTGAAAAAAGAAATTTCATTCTCCGCTGATGGTGGTATTACATTCTCGAGCTTAAACCCAGAGGATCAAGTATTTATTTATTCAAATCTCCTTCATGTGTCGTTTCCAAATCGTTTCACTGGAAGTCAAAACGTGATAAAAATAAATAAACATTCACTCAAAGATACAAAGGGAAATGTCTATGATCAGGATATTTTAACAAATCCAGTACCAGCTGGTACAGTTATAGATATATTTACTGAAATCATTAAATCTGGTGATTCAATGATTTTTCAAACAGATATGGCCGGCACCATCTATCTAATACCTGAAGGTACTATCTGGAATGATACATTAATTGAAACTTTAGTTGCCCAAGGCAAAGCTAAAAAGATGATTGTAGAAGAAACCGAAATAAATAAAAAAATATCGATTCCAACGGAAGGTTTAGCTGAAGGCTGGTATAAGTTAATTAATAAGCCACAAAACGGCGAATCTGGTGGTAGTACTCTATTTATGATTTCTGAAGGCTTTCTTCGCTATAAACGCATTTCTACAAATTCAAACAAGTTTATAAGCATATCGTTTGATGACTATATTGAGAAGACAGAAGATCTTGAAACTCTAAAATCAAAAATTAGTATCTCAAATGATGGAGGTATCACATTTAACCCACTTAAAGAAGAAGATACTATTCAATTATTTGATAGTGGCATTTATATTACGTTGAAAACTAAATATACCAGGACAGAAAATGTAATTAAAGTTGAGGCTAATGCTTTGAAAAGTATACATGGATTTCCGAATCTGGAGACAATAACGAAGTTAGATCTTGTTGCCAATCTATCTTTAAACTCGGGACTTGTACTTCAAAAAGGTCAACCGATTGTCTTTCAGACTGACTTAGCAACAGATGTTTATTTTGCACCTGCGGATTTAATTAATCAAAATAGTTTAGATGATTTGATTAAGAAAGACCTCATTAAAACATTTAGTGTATCAGGAGATGACATTAATCAACCTGTCACGATTGATACAACGGATTTAGAGCCTGGATCTTATTATCTTTTAATTAATCAAGGTACATCTTTCTATATTACGATAGTAGATTAATAGAAATTTGTTCAAAAGGGCCCCGTAATGGCGGCCCTTTTTTATATGACGACTTGCTGAGCTTCATGGTCTGAAACGGCCTATACAATTCCTTACGAAGATGACATCAGCAATCTATTCTTAATAAGTCCAGGGAGGAGACGAGTATAGCTAATAATGGTACGCTTCAAATAC
Proteins encoded:
- a CDS encoding S-layer homology domain-containing protein, which encodes MSKKTIMRRLGLILLTGSVLAIPQLVSAQKASDDLENHWAKQTIESWQAKGLVKGYEKGSFNPNAPITRAELVKLINTSLGYTEVTSQAFKDVKAGDWFERDISIAIKSGYLSGYEDGTIKPNQPVLREEAAVMIQRMLWLPPNEESSFKDTSEMAPWSRGSVGALAKQNLVTGNNGEFNPKSTLTRAEAVILLDKLVRKDAIVIDQGGTYGPKEGQAHYPKNVVLNAPGIIFRNANVHGNLTIGSKVGQGDAFLSNVKVAGTTYVNGGGENSIHFENTVMLNVVVDKNDGTVRLVVEGKSLIGEMIIQSKTNIEAGGSSSVSNVTLSDLLPKDSKVRLTGSYGSVNVLAQSIVVDIPSGSINELNIDKNAMGNQINLDKETEIIKLILNAAASVLGDGGVKTAVVNASGVKMNKAPQTITIGNNVSSDTKIQIGDSPWPPNTSQSSQSGSSGTDKPPITIEPPTDRVPPVLKGVQRTVAIGTKLQLSSNEDGTIFIVPVNTTPTAQYLKLAVKDGSGKAYTVRANEPVSIDTANFDPKTMLIIATDNAENASRAVEVTFYDNSSLVFKSAGRVTTNRGIVLEFNQDIVNNTENIEALKKEISFSADGGITFSSLNPEDQVFIYSNLLHVSFPNRFTGSQNVIKINKHSLKDTKGNVYDQDILTNPVPAGTVIDIFTEIIKSGDSMIFQTDMAGTIYLIPEGTIWNDTLIETLVAQGKAKKMIVEETEINKKISIPTEGLAEGWYKLINKPQNGESGGSTLFMISEGFLRYKRISTNSNKFISISFDDYIEKTEDLETLKSKISISNDGGITFNPLKEEDTIQLFDSGIYITLKTKYTRTENVIKVEANALKSIHGFPNLETITKLDLVANLSLNSGLVLQKGQPIVFQTDLATDVYFAPADLINQNSLDDLIKKDLIKTFSVSGDDINQPVTIDTTDLEPGSYYLLINQGTSFYITIVD